One window of Catonella massiliensis genomic DNA carries:
- a CDS encoding methylated-DNA--[protein]-cysteine S-methyltransferase produces MKTREEVASFGLTFPDTYMEMPFKDTNWQLIRVKESKKAFLWIYEREGFINLNVKVSPEWRDFWRNAFKSVVAGWHQNKEHWNTIILDGSIPDKDIKNMIAESYAIITDSPTKRIYEAVKQIPKGKVATYGRIAELAGDRKMARAVGNALHKNPEPDVIPCYRVVNAEGKCSGSFAFGGPDAQAKRLREDGIEVVNNRVDLEKYGW; encoded by the coding sequence ATGAAAACCAGAGAAGAAGTGGCAAGCTTTGGGCTTACATTTCCCGATACATATATGGAAATGCCCTTTAAGGATACTAACTGGCAGCTAATCAGAGTAAAAGAAAGCAAAAAAGCCTTCCTTTGGATATATGAAAGAGAAGGCTTCATAAATCTCAATGTAAAAGTCTCTCCCGAGTGGAGGGACTTTTGGAGAAATGCCTTTAAGTCAGTGGTAGCAGGCTGGCATCAAAATAAAGAGCATTGGAATACCATTATCCTAGACGGCTCTATCCCTGATAAGGATATAAAGAACATGATAGCTGAAAGCTATGCCATAATAACAGATTCTCCGACTAAGCGTATATATGAGGCTGTAAAGCAGATACCTAAGGGGAAGGTGGCGACCTACGGCCGTATAGCAGAGCTTGCAGGAGATAGGAAGATGGCAAGGGCAGTAGGCAATGCCCTCCACAAGAACCCTGAACCTGATGTCATCCCCTGCTATAGAGTCGTAAACGCGGAAGGGAAATGCTCAGGCTCCTTTGCTTTCGGCGGTCCTGACGCACAGGCAAAGAGGCTAAGAGAAGACGGGATAGAAGTCGTGAATAATAGGGTGGATTTAGAGAAGTATGGATGGTGA
- a CDS encoding glycosyltransferase family 2 protein, translated as MKVLSVAIPCYNSAEYMSHAIDTLLTGGEDIEIIVVDDGSTKDNTLEIAKEYEKKFPGIVKAIHQENGGHGQAVNTGLLNATGVFFKVVDSDDWVNTEALAKVMDFLRSVIRGNKTLDMLICNYVYEKVGCEPSTMGYANCLPENQFFTWSDIGRIRNSQYILMHSVFYRTALLKEIGLKLPEHTFYVDNIFVYYPLPFVKTMYYMDVDLYRYFIGRDDQSVNEKVMIGRIDQQIKITKILIGSHDLSKIKEGKLKKYMTNYLAMMMTICTVFLIKSGKPENLEKKKEIWRYLKTKNPKMNRMIKHTLLGAIMGMPGKGGRKIIIWGYEVARKIFKFN; from the coding sequence ATGAAAGTATTAAGTGTTGCAATACCCTGCTACAATTCAGCAGAATATATGAGCCACGCTATAGACACCCTGCTTACAGGAGGGGAAGATATAGAAATCATAGTGGTTGACGATGGTTCTACAAAGGACAATACCCTTGAGATAGCCAAGGAATACGAGAAAAAGTTCCCTGGCATAGTAAAGGCTATTCATCAGGAAAACGGTGGACATGGTCAGGCTGTAAATACAGGCTTACTTAACGCTACAGGCGTATTCTTCAAGGTGGTTGACTCTGATGACTGGGTAAATACTGAAGCCCTTGCCAAGGTGATGGACTTTTTGCGCTCTGTAATCAGAGGCAATAAGACTCTAGACATGCTTATCTGTAACTATGTGTATGAGAAGGTAGGCTGTGAACCAAGTACAATGGGATATGCCAACTGCCTCCCTGAGAATCAGTTTTTTACCTGGTCTGATATTGGCAGGATAAGGAATTCTCAGTACATACTTATGCACTCTGTATTCTACAGAACTGCTCTACTTAAGGAGATAGGACTTAAGCTGCCTGAGCATACCTTCTATGTGGACAATATATTTGTGTATTATCCTCTTCCTTTTGTAAAGACTATGTACTATATGGATGTTGACCTTTACAGGTATTTTATAGGAAGAGATGACCAGTCTGTCAATGAAAAGGTGATGATTGGCAGGATAGACCAGCAGATTAAGATAACTAAGATACTCATAGGCTCACATGATTTGTCTAAGATAAAAGAGGGCAAGCTAAAGAAATATATGACGAACTACCTTGCTATGATGATGACTATATGTACTGTATTTCTCATCAAGTCAGGAAAGCCTGAGAACCTGGAAAAGAAGAAGGAAATCTGGAGATATCTTAAGACCAAGAACCCTAAGATGAACCGTATGATAAAGCATACCCTCCTTGGTGCTATCATGGGAATGCCTGGAAAGGGTGGAAGAAAGATTATTATCTGGGGCTATGAGGTGGCTAGGAAGATATTTAAGTTCAACTAA
- the glf gene encoding UDP-galactopyranose mutase gives MYDIIIVGAGFAGAVSARKLAEAGKKVLVIEERDHVGGNAFDEVDEHGVLIHTYGPHIFHTKSKEVYDFLGRFTKWLPYHHKVVGNVYGRYIPIPFNLNSIRLVYDKKKAENLIDKLISIYGREAAIPILKLRENEDEEIRELADYVYDNIFVKYTGKQWGVKPNEIDPAVTARVPVILTEKDGYFTDEYQAMPGEGYTELFKKMLDHPNIDIRLQTSAKDCIKLEEGKIFFECTEFDGDVIFTGMTDELFDLCFGALPYRSLRFDFSYHDIDSFQPEAVVNYTVDEDYTRITEFKKMTGQKVEGTTIMKEYSLDYAPDTELLPYYAILNDENKALYEKYANLAKEYKNLHLLGRLAEYKYYNMDAITEKALELCERMV, from the coding sequence ATGTATGATATTATAATTGTAGGTGCCGGTTTTGCAGGCGCTGTCTCTGCAAGAAAGCTTGCAGAGGCCGGTAAAAAGGTACTTGTTATTGAAGAAAGAGACCATGTAGGTGGGAATGCCTTTGACGAGGTTGATGAGCACGGAGTACTTATACACACCTACGGCCCTCATATTTTCCACACTAAAAGTAAGGAGGTCTACGACTTTCTTGGAAGATTCACCAAGTGGCTGCCTTATCATCACAAGGTAGTGGGAAATGTATATGGCAGGTACATTCCGATTCCGTTTAACTTAAACAGCATAAGGTTGGTATATGATAAGAAAAAGGCAGAAAACCTCATAGACAAGCTGATAAGTATCTACGGAAGGGAGGCTGCCATACCTATCCTTAAGCTTCGTGAAAATGAGGATGAGGAGATTAGAGAGCTTGCTGACTATGTGTACGATAATATCTTTGTGAAATACACAGGTAAGCAGTGGGGAGTGAAGCCAAATGAGATAGACCCTGCTGTTACGGCAAGAGTTCCTGTCATCCTCACTGAAAAAGACGGTTATTTCACAGATGAGTACCAGGCAATGCCGGGGGAGGGCTACACTGAGCTTTTTAAGAAAATGCTTGACCACCCTAATATTGACATAAGGCTTCAGACCTCAGCAAAGGACTGCATCAAGCTTGAAGAAGGTAAGATTTTCTTTGAGTGCACTGAGTTTGACGGAGATGTGATATTTACGGGAATGACTGATGAGCTTTTTGACCTCTGCTTTGGTGCCCTGCCTTACAGGTCATTAAGGTTTGACTTCAGCTACCACGATATAGACTCTTTCCAGCCTGAAGCGGTGGTAAACTATACGGTTGATGAAGATTACACGAGGATAACTGAATTTAAGAAGATGACAGGACAGAAGGTAGAGGGAACGACAATAATGAAGGAATATTCCCTTGACTATGCACCTGATACGGAACTTTTGCCTTATTATGCTATCTTAAATGATGAGAATAAGGCCCTTTATGAAAAATACGCAAATCTGGCAAAGGAATATAAGAATCTACATCTCCTTGGAAGGCTTGCAGAGTACAAGTATTACAATATGGATGCAATTACAGAGAAAGCCCTAGAGCTTTGTGAAAGGATGGTATAA
- a CDS encoding RluA family pseudouridine synthase has translation MVSNVEILYEDDDIIVCIKPAGMPSQGDKRGNKDLVRELKKHIVVEALKHKIKLAGEPYVAVVHRLDRNVRGIMVYAKTKRAAAGLSKQINGNKFAKIYMAVVSFDPDKEEPQIGVRKNKVSYLLHDKVKNVSTVVDEGTKEAERAELNYEVVKVTGNKALVRVELITGRHHQIRLQMSDEFNGIVGDTKYNDDYRNIDGWSGLSLEAVMLSFIHPVSGKKLSFSTSAIGKEFGEI, from the coding sequence ATGGTATCAAATGTTGAAATTCTATATGAAGATGATGATATCATCGTATGTATAAAACCAGCAGGGATGCCCTCTCAGGGAGATAAAAGGGGCAATAAAGACCTTGTAAGGGAATTAAAAAAACATATAGTAGTAGAAGCACTAAAGCATAAAATAAAGCTTGCAGGTGAGCCTTATGTTGCTGTGGTACACCGCCTTGACAGGAATGTAAGGGGTATAATGGTATATGCCAAGACTAAGAGGGCTGCGGCAGGACTCTCAAAGCAGATAAACGGGAATAAGTTTGCTAAAATATATATGGCGGTAGTAAGCTTTGACCCAGATAAGGAAGAGCCTCAGATAGGCGTTAGAAAAAATAAGGTAAGTTACCTCCTGCATGATAAGGTGAAAAATGTATCTACTGTTGTAGATGAGGGGACAAAGGAAGCTGAAAGAGCAGAACTTAATTATGAGGTTGTTAAGGTGACCGGAAACAAAGCCCTTGTCAGGGTGGAGCTAATAACAGGAAGACATCATCAGATTAGACTGCAGATGTCGGATGAATTTAACGGAATAGTTGGTGATACCAAGTACAATGACGATTACAGGAATATAGATGGCTGGTCAGGGCTTTCCCTTGAGGCAGTTATGCTTTCATTTATCCATCCTGTAAGCGGTAAAAAGTTAAGCTTTTCAACATCAGCAATAGGAAAAGAGTTTGGAGAGATTTAA
- a CDS encoding cell wall hydrolase yields MKKEFKWIILSMLTVCLSLNMLSTANSYSAKAENNEVNEIVVADGEADKTPLSDLKSAEEEAREAAEVARLAAEAERQSREAARKAEEEAARVAAENAKKEERKKAEEKKKEEEAKKKAEEAKKKEEADKNAYNIKMSAKDKENLYRLVQSEVGYMDEKSKIYVASVVLNRVKHKSFPNTVTGVVLAHNERTGVYQFSPVKPGGRFWRCKVSDSTRKAVDKVLKNGDYSNGAIAFVAKRYTTYRAASWFDNTLHHLFHHNGQDYYRYR; encoded by the coding sequence ATGAAGAAAGAGTTTAAGTGGATAATTTTAAGTATGTTAACTGTCTGCTTATCACTAAATATGTTATCAACAGCGAACTCATATAGTGCTAAAGCAGAAAATAACGAAGTTAATGAAATCGTCGTAGCTGACGGTGAGGCTGATAAGACTCCTTTATCTGACCTTAAGTCAGCAGAGGAGGAGGCAAGGGAGGCAGCAGAAGTAGCAAGGCTTGCAGCAGAGGCTGAAAGACAATCAAGAGAAGCTGCAAGAAAGGCTGAGGAAGAAGCTGCAAGAGTAGCAGCAGAGAATGCAAAGAAGGAAGAAAGGAAGAAGGCTGAAGAAAAGAAAAAGGAAGAAGAAGCTAAGAAAAAGGCCGAGGAAGCAAAGAAGAAAGAAGAGGCTGATAAGAATGCTTACAATATCAAGATGAGTGCAAAGGATAAGGAAAACCTTTACCGCCTTGTACAGTCTGAAGTAGGCTATATGGATGAAAAAAGTAAAATCTATGTTGCGAGCGTGGTACTTAACAGAGTTAAACATAAAAGCTTTCCTAACACAGTCACAGGAGTTGTTCTTGCACACAATGAAAGAACGGGCGTTTACCAGTTCTCACCGGTTAAACCCGGCGGAAGATTCTGGAGATGTAAGGTATCTGACTCAACCAGAAAGGCTGTAGACAAAGTCCTTAAAAATGGTGACTATTCAAATGGAGCAATTGCATTTGTAGCAAAGAGATATACTACCTACAGGGCAGCGTCCTGGTTTGACAATACACTTCATCATTTATTCCACCACAACGGACAGGACTATTACAGATACAGATAA
- a CDS encoding ABC transporter permease has protein sequence MGRYRTNAVYTKELKQSVRNIKFPITVGLYCFIVACIGLFTLVAISAYGYPIYSTYTIKQDFITFYSVLFGLEFALVIFVVPAITGGAISGERDHGTLDLLLATNLGHYRIIMGKLISVVSKLLIYVISSLPVLALIFTMGGAGLTDLMMYMLLILLTSLYIGSFGVLMSVIFRKTSTAMAVTYIWIMFIALGTISVALMSNAIVPSSNNSLSPVLLLNPVITLFSLLDAQIGLPEIVGSYIKFENNTSFVMNNWLMLSISVQFVVTVINVLLATHFLNPFRGRAKKYVS, from the coding sequence ATGGGAAGATATAGAACAAATGCTGTATATACAAAGGAGCTAAAACAGTCTGTTAGAAATATAAAGTTTCCAATAACGGTGGGGCTTTATTGCTTTATAGTGGCTTGCATAGGGCTGTTTACTCTTGTAGCAATCTCGGCTTACGGATATCCTATTTACAGTACATACACGATTAAACAAGACTTTATTACATTCTATTCAGTCTTATTTGGGCTGGAATTCGCGCTGGTTATATTTGTAGTCCCTGCCATAACCGGAGGTGCTATCTCAGGGGAGAGAGACCATGGAACCCTTGATTTGCTGCTTGCCACAAACCTTGGACATTACAGGATAATAATGGGTAAGCTGATATCTGTAGTCAGTAAATTGCTGATTTATGTGATATCAAGCCTGCCTGTCCTTGCTCTTATATTTACTATGGGCGGAGCAGGACTTACAGACCTTATGATGTATATGCTGCTTATATTGCTTACTTCCCTATACATAGGGAGCTTTGGTGTACTTATGTCTGTGATATTTAGAAAAACAAGCACTGCTATGGCCGTAACCTATATATGGATAATGTTCATTGCCCTGGGTACAATCTCGGTAGCCCTAATGAGTAATGCAATAGTGCCTTCAAGCAATAACAGCCTAAGCCCTGTATTACTTCTTAATCCTGTCATCACGCTCTTTTCATTGCTTGATGCCCAGATAGGTTTGCCTGAGATTGTAGGCAGTTACATCAAATTTGAGAACAATACTTCTTTCGTTATGAATAACTGGCTTATGCTAAGCATTTCTGTTCAGTTTGTTGTTACTGTGATAAATGTACTTCTTGCCACCCATTTTTTAAATCCTTTTAGAGGGAGAGCGAAGAAATATGTTTCATAA
- a CDS encoding ABC transporter ATP-binding protein has translation MIEIDNLVKSFGKTKALDGISLRIGDSEIYGFVGANGAGKTTTMRIISGLIPADSGKVIINGLDSVKNIKQIKSKIGYVPDYFGVYDNLRVTEYMEFFAAAYDLTGREVEKRCLRLLDELGLGDKPDFFVDDLSRGQKQRLGLARALVHNPDILVLDEPTSGMDPKGRIETRDILRRLNEEGKTIIISSHILHEISELVTGLAVIEKGKIVMSGSIESIETKMHIENPIIMKVIKNADIAAEVLKEDEEVLNLTITEDNEFYISYGGSDEDEGYLLKRLVEAGVMITSFCRRGHDLESVFIKIME, from the coding sequence ATGATAGAGATAGATAATTTAGTCAAAAGCTTTGGGAAGACCAAGGCACTGGATGGGATTTCACTGAGAATCGGAGATAGTGAGATATACGGCTTCGTAGGGGCAAACGGCGCAGGCAAAACTACTACCATGAGGATAATATCAGGTCTTATCCCTGCTGATTCCGGGAAGGTAATAATAAACGGACTGGATAGTGTAAAGAATATCAAGCAAATTAAAAGCAAAATAGGCTATGTACCTGATTACTTTGGCGTGTACGATAACCTAAGAGTCACAGAATATATGGAGTTTTTTGCGGCAGCCTATGACTTGACCGGGAGAGAAGTAGAGAAAAGATGCCTTAGGCTTTTGGATGAGCTTGGGCTAGGAGATAAGCCTGACTTCTTTGTCGACGACTTATCAAGGGGGCAGAAGCAGAGACTGGGGCTTGCCCGTGCCCTGGTTCACAATCCTGACATTTTAGTTCTTGATGAGCCTACATCGGGCATGGACCCAAAGGGAAGAATAGAGACAAGGGACATACTAAGAAGGCTCAATGAAGAAGGTAAGACCATCATCATAAGCTCTCATATTTTACACGAAATATCGGAGCTTGTTACCGGACTTGCAGTTATAGAAAAAGGCAAAATTGTTATGAGTGGAAGCATAGAAAGCATTGAAACAAAAATGCACATAGAAAATCCAATCATAATGAAGGTTATAAAAAATGCTGACATTGCAGCTGAAGTTCTTAAAGAAGATGAAGAAGTGCTTAACCTCACAATAACAGAAGATAATGAGTTTTACATAAGCTATGGCGGTTCTGATGAGGATGAGGGATATCTTCTTAAGAGACTTGTGGAAGCTGGTGTTATGATAACTTCTTTTTGCAGGAGAGGACACGACCTTGAATCTGTATTTATCAAGATAATGGAGTAG
- a CDS encoding sensor histidine kinase, whose product MKNKLFRSVRIEIVTYVIISLILSLITTLLITFGLFMLRDFIKRDSQNLNSPVQSAGTTASVQGDASQMDNVEKDIRVNENIKTINGRTDDNILSRYQEDVRIKLSESRRFAGFIVIEMIVCFIFFFSIYFVFFTKKIVDYFEQIDRGIEEFSEGNFDIEFEVRNEDELSNMARNLNRTTGEINRILAKERDEEKSRKEFITCIAHDLRTPLTSVIGYLQLVMAKAHASRSNEELQIKNEEYVKIAYEKAIRLQGLIEELFSFTKTDSTELRLHLTEIDVVKLMEQLADECYPSLQEAGLALEFKTSAEVIKIEADGELMARAIANLLTNGIKYGKDGKKIIIDLYRENENSDLHIRIINYGRLIPEKDIDHIFDKFYRVEDSRSLQTGGAGLGLAITQNIVKLHGGCVNVKSDLSGTVFEIVLPAK is encoded by the coding sequence TTGAAAAATAAATTGTTTCGCAGTGTCAGAATAGAAATAGTAACCTATGTAATAATAAGTCTGATACTCTCTTTGATAACGACCCTGCTTATTACTTTTGGATTATTTATGCTGAGAGATTTTATAAAGAGAGATTCACAAAACCTAAACAGCCCGGTACAAAGTGCGGGTACAACTGCATCCGTACAGGGTGATGCCTCTCAAATGGACAATGTAGAGAAGGATATAAGAGTAAATGAAAATATCAAGACTATAAACGGCCGTACTGACGATAATATTCTCAGCCGTTACCAGGAGGATGTAAGGATTAAACTCTCTGAAAGCCGTAGATTTGCGGGCTTTATTGTCATTGAAATGATAGTCTGCTTCATCTTCTTTTTTTCTATATATTTTGTCTTTTTTACAAAGAAGATAGTAGACTATTTTGAACAGATAGACAGGGGGATAGAAGAATTTTCGGAAGGAAACTTCGACATTGAATTCGAGGTAAGAAATGAAGATGAGCTATCCAATATGGCACGTAACCTTAATAGAACAACAGGAGAGATAAACCGTATTCTTGCAAAGGAGAGGGACGAGGAGAAGAGCAGAAAGGAGTTTATTACCTGTATAGCTCATGACCTGCGTACTCCACTGACCTCTGTAATCGGCTATCTCCAGCTGGTTATGGCAAAGGCTCACGCGAGCAGGAGTAATGAGGAGCTTCAGATAAAGAATGAAGAATATGTAAAAATTGCTTATGAGAAGGCAATCAGGCTTCAGGGGCTGATAGAAGAGCTATTTTCATTTACAAAGACAGATTCAACAGAGCTTAGGCTTCATCTTACTGAAATAGATGTGGTAAAGCTAATGGAGCAGCTTGCGGATGAATGTTATCCAAGTCTTCAGGAAGCGGGACTCGCTCTTGAATTTAAGACCTCTGCTGAGGTCATTAAGATAGAAGCAGATGGAGAGCTTATGGCAAGGGCAATAGCGAACCTGCTTACCAACGGCATAAAATATGGTAAAGACGGTAAGAAGATTATCATTGACTTGTACAGAGAAAATGAAAACAGCGATTTACACATTAGAATAATCAACTATGGAAGGCTGATTCCTGAAAAGGATATAGACCATATTTTTGATAAATTTTATAGGGTTGAGGATTCGAGGTCCCTGCAAACCGGAGGGGCAGGGCTAGGGCTTGCTATCACGCAGAATATAGTTAAGCTTCACGGAGGCTGTGTCAATGTAAAAAGTGACCTCTCCGGAACTGTATTTGAAATAGTATTGCCTGCAAAATAG
- a CDS encoding response regulator transcription factor codes for MDTKAKILVVDDDKEIADLVEIHLVSEGYVVRKANDAVTGLAMLKADEDISLAILDIMMPGMDGLSMVKKIRETNNIPIIMLSAKSTDLDKIVGLGNGADDYVTKPFNPLELTARVKANLRRFTEFNAEKKGGGAADDEIIEVGPLYINKSTREVRTYDKEAKLTPIEYDILCLLASNPGRVFSTDDIFTRVWNEKAFEGNNTVMVHIRRLREKIEMDARNAKIIKTVWGVGYKIEK; via the coding sequence ATGGATACTAAAGCAAAGATTCTGGTAGTAGATGATGATAAAGAAATAGCTGATTTGGTGGAGATTCACCTTGTAAGTGAAGGCTATGTAGTTAGAAAGGCAAATGATGCTGTTACAGGACTTGCTATGCTTAAGGCGGACGAAGATATTTCACTTGCCATATTAGACATCATGATGCCCGGTATGGACGGTCTTTCTATGGTCAAGAAGATTCGTGAAACCAACAATATCCCTATCATTATGCTCTCAGCCAAGTCTACAGACCTAGACAAGATAGTGGGACTCGGCAATGGTGCAGACGACTATGTGACCAAGCCGTTTAATCCGCTTGAACTCACGGCCAGAGTTAAGGCAAACCTTAGAAGATTTACAGAGTTTAACGCAGAGAAAAAGGGTGGCGGTGCCGCAGATGATGAAATCATCGAAGTTGGACCGCTTTATATCAATAAAAGCACAAGAGAAGTAAGGACATACGATAAAGAGGCAAAACTTACTCCTATTGAGTACGACATACTCTGCCTTCTTGCAAGTAATCCGGGAAGGGTATTCTCTACTGATGATATATTTACAAGGGTATGGAATGAGAAGGCATTTGAAGGCAACAACACAGTTATGGTTCACATCAGAAGACTAAGAGAAAAGATAGAGATGGACGCAAGAAATGCTAAAATAATCAAGACAGTATGGGGAGTAGGATACAAGATTGAAAAATAA
- a CDS encoding polysaccharide biosynthesis protein, which translates to MREKIVNFYAKNQQFIKRTLIILYDLVVVWVAGVLALLLRFDLSFSKIPVYFTENMQSVLLLNMIATVLIFTLNHLYTSLWAYAGVVEMQRIIIAVIEATAAEVVIALIKGQKDEAFFLPRTYHFLYFFILLLLTAGIRFLYRTVRMQITSRAATGNVQTSRVMLVGAGETGHMVIRDVLSSASVMKELCCIIDDDKNKVGSYINGIKVVGDRYSIPENVQKYKINEIIIAIPSASRKELSELIGLCTDTGCKLKITPSVTEIMEGHVSATLLRDVSVEDLLGREPVSVELDLVMGYVKDKTVLVTGGGGSIGSELCRQIAGHKPKQLIIVDIYENNAYDIELELRHNFPELDLVVLIASVRNLDRLDSIFAKYRPNLVYHAAAHKHVPLMENSPNEAIKNNVLGTYNTVKTADKYGVDRFVLISTDKAVNPTNVMGASKRICEMIIQTFGHHSKTEFVAVRFGNVLGSNGSVIPLFKKQIEAGGPVTVTHPDIIRYFMTIPEAVSLVLQAGAYARGGEIFILEMGEPVKILDLAKNIIRLSGFVPDKDIKIEFTGLRPGEKLYEELLMEEEGLRDTDNKLIHIGRAIDMDEEKFKAELEEIIKLAFSEPSGERIREEIRKIVPTYKG; encoded by the coding sequence ATGAGGGAAAAAATAGTTAACTTTTACGCTAAAAACCAGCAGTTTATAAAGAGGACTCTAATCATCCTATACGACCTTGTGGTCGTATGGGTTGCGGGAGTCCTTGCTTTGCTTTTAAGATTTGACCTTAGCTTTAGCAAGATACCGGTATATTTTACCGAGAATATGCAGAGTGTACTCCTTTTAAATATGATTGCAACAGTTCTCATTTTCACTCTGAATCACCTCTACACAAGCCTTTGGGCTTATGCCGGCGTTGTAGAAATGCAGAGAATCATTATTGCTGTTATTGAGGCTACGGCAGCAGAAGTGGTTATAGCTTTGATAAAAGGACAAAAGGATGAGGCCTTCTTTCTCCCAAGAACCTACCATTTCCTATACTTCTTCATACTTTTACTTCTGACTGCGGGAATTCGTTTTCTCTACAGAACGGTGAGGATGCAGATAACCAGCAGGGCAGCTACAGGAAATGTGCAGACCTCGAGGGTAATGCTTGTTGGTGCAGGAGAGACAGGACATATGGTTATAAGAGATGTACTCTCAAGTGCCAGCGTGATGAAGGAGCTTTGCTGTATCATAGATGATGATAAGAACAAGGTGGGAAGCTATATAAACGGAATCAAGGTGGTCGGAGACAGATACTCCATCCCTGAAAATGTCCAAAAGTACAAGATAAACGAGATAATTATAGCCATACCATCTGCAAGCAGAAAGGAGCTTAGCGAGCTTATAGGTCTTTGTACCGACACGGGCTGCAAGCTAAAAATCACTCCGAGCGTAACTGAGATTATGGAGGGCCACGTATCAGCGACTCTGCTTCGAGATGTGAGCGTAGAGGATTTGCTTGGAAGAGAACCTGTAAGTGTTGAGCTTGACCTAGTTATGGGCTATGTGAAAGACAAGACGGTACTTGTGACAGGCGGAGGCGGCTCCATAGGAAGCGAGCTTTGCAGGCAGATAGCGGGGCATAAGCCAAAACAGCTCATTATAGTAGATATATATGAGAATAATGCCTACGACATAGAGCTGGAGCTTAGACATAACTTCCCTGAGCTTGACCTGGTTGTGCTAATAGCCTCTGTGCGTAACTTGGACAGGCTTGATTCCATTTTTGCAAAATACAGGCCAAATCTTGTCTACCATGCGGCTGCACATAAGCATGTGCCACTTATGGAAAATAGCCCGAATGAGGCTATCAAAAACAATGTTTTAGGCACATACAATACTGTAAAAACTGCCGATAAGTACGGTGTGGACAGATTTGTGCTCATATCTACTGACAAGGCGGTAAATCCAACCAACGTAATGGGGGCAAGCAAGAGAATCTGTGAAATGATAATACAGACCTTTGGCCACCATTCAAAGACAGAGTTTGTGGCAGTAAGGTTTGGTAATGTGCTTGGAAGCAACGGGAGCGTGATTCCTCTCTTTAAGAAGCAGATTGAAGCAGGAGGACCAGTTACAGTTACCCACCCTGACATTATAAGATACTTTATGACTATACCTGAAGCAGTTTCTCTTGTACTTCAGGCAGGAGCCTATGCTAGGGGTGGAGAGATATTTATCCTTGAAATGGGCGAGCCTGTGAAGATTCTTGACCTTGCAAAGAATATAATCAGGCTCTCAGGCTTTGTGCCTGATAAGGACATTAAGATAGAATTCACGGGACTAAGACCTGGAGAGAAGCTATACGAGGAGCTTCTTATGGAGGAAGAGGGGCTTAGGGATACAGATAACAAGCTCATTCACATAGGGCGGGCAATCGATATGGATGAAGAGAAGTTTAAGGCAGAGCTTGAAGAGATTATAAAGCTTGCCTTTAGTGAGCCCTCAGGCGAAAGAATAAGAGAAGAAATAAGGAAAATTGTACCTACATATAAAGGATGA